One genomic window of Peromyscus maniculatus bairdii isolate BWxNUB_F1_BW_parent chromosome 2, HU_Pman_BW_mat_3.1, whole genome shotgun sequence includes the following:
- the Ppcs gene encoding phosphopantothenate--cysteine ligase isoform X1, whose amino-acid sequence MAEMDLVAELPPPEGAARWAEVMARFAARLGAQGRRVVLVTSGGTKVPLEARAVRFLDNFSSGRRGAASAEVFLAAGYGVLFLYRARSAFPYAHRFPPQTWLSALRPSGPAQSGKLSLEAEENALPGFAAALQSYQEAAAAGTFLAVEFTTLADYLHLLQAAALALNPLGSSAMFYLAAAVSDFYIPVSEMPEHKIHSSGGPLQITMKMVPKMLSPLVKDWAPKAFIVSFKLETDPAIIINRARNALEVYRHQVVVANLLESIQSSVVIVTKDSETKLLLSEDEIAKGMVIEEKIVEDLRSRHTAFICDKH is encoded by the exons ATGGCGGAAATGGACCTGGTCGCGGAGTTGCCGCCACCCGAGGGTGCTGCGCGCTGGGCAGAGGTTATGGCTCGCTTTGCGGCCAGGCTGGGCGCGCAGGGCCGGCGGGTGGTGCTGGTCACGTCGGGAGGCACCAAGGTCCCCTTGGAAGCGCGAGCCGTGCGCTTTCTGGACAACTTCAGCAGCGGGCGACGCGGGGCAGCGTCGGCCGAAGTCTTCCTGGCTGCGGGTTACGGGGTCCTGTTCTTGTACCGAGCGCGCTCGGCCTTCCCCTATGCCCACCGCTTCCCGCCCCAGACCTGGCTGTCGGCCCTGCGGCCTTCTGGCCCAGCCCAGTCGGGGAAACTGAGTCTGGAGGCCGAAGAGAATGCGCTCCCGGGCTTTGCTGCAGCATTGCAGAGCTACCAGGAGGCAGCTGCTGCTGGCACCTTCCTGGCAGTAGAGTTTACCACTTTGGCGGACTATCTGCATCTACTGCAGGCTGCAGCTCTGGCTCTCAACCCACTAG GCTCTTCTGCGATGTTTTACCTGGCTGCTGCAGTGTCAGATTTCTATATTCCTGTCTCCGAAATGCCTGAACACAAGATCCACTCATCTGGTGGCCCACTGCAG ATAACCATGAAGATGGTGCCCAAAATGCTCTCTCCCCTGGTTAAAGATTGGGCTCCCAAAGCCTTTATAGTCTCCTTTAAGCTGGAGACTGACCCCGCCATCATCATTAATCGTGCTCGGAATGCCTTGGAGGTTTATCGGCATCAAGTGGTGGTGGCCAACCTCCTGGAGTCAATACAGTCCTCCGTGGTTATCGTCACCAAAGACTCAGAGACCAAGTTACTGCTGTCGGAGGATGAAATCGCCAAAGGCATGGTGATAGAGGAGAAGATAGTGGAGGACCTTCGCTCTCGACACACGGCGTTTATATGTGACAAACACTGA
- the Ppcs gene encoding phosphopantothenate--cysteine ligase isoform X2: MINAVAEITMKMVPKMLSPLVKDWAPKAFIVSFKLETDPAIIINRARNALEVYRHQVVVANLLESIQSSVVIVTKDSETKLLLSEDEIAKGMVIEEKIVEDLRSRHTAFICDKH; the protein is encoded by the exons ATGATAAATGCTGTAGCGGAG ATAACCATGAAGATGGTGCCCAAAATGCTCTCTCCCCTGGTTAAAGATTGGGCTCCCAAAGCCTTTATAGTCTCCTTTAAGCTGGAGACTGACCCCGCCATCATCATTAATCGTGCTCGGAATGCCTTGGAGGTTTATCGGCATCAAGTGGTGGTGGCCAACCTCCTGGAGTCAATACAGTCCTCCGTGGTTATCGTCACCAAAGACTCAGAGACCAAGTTACTGCTGTCGGAGGATGAAATCGCCAAAGGCATGGTGATAGAGGAGAAGATAGTGGAGGACCTTCGCTCTCGACACACGGCGTTTATATGTGACAAACACTGA